The following coding sequences are from one Kallotenue papyrolyticum window:
- a CDS encoding glycosyltransferase 87 family protein — protein sequence MSRWISSSHRAIGVWVGLALTLDLTGAQHVYRLASVGAAALVLLALLWLAPADSRGGLAPWLAPPWRALALLPLLALIAAMLDLAVFVPPNNGWNAARLALLLGGGLALLLGARAGAAWLAGVALGLGTIIRVTHMHYIPIAPPHGDMLPLVQGALTHLLAGASPYRTYQMPWPVPLTYLPLTWLAYLPAFVLQVDLRWTNIVAELAILSALLWVSAQRQGWSETLRREPALALWAWLYLQPSVIHWDTGNTAPITWALLALLWALALSGRTRATAVALGCAAATSPLVAVFAVLLGLYWLRQHGARGALRLAALAAAVAALLILPFLLWTPHAFVEGTYRWFNQIDGWPRQKWLETDPPVWSIITGFSGEFWSRGAERWLKPLQALIVLAIAALFWWRGARVSLLTAHAVAAYLGFMLFNPVLWPYLYNPALVVGLVGIAAAPLPEGARAAQAPTTPAAIPALQVKGP from the coding sequence TTGAGTAGATGGATATCGTCCTCCCATCGCGCGATCGGTGTGTGGGTCGGGCTAGCCCTGACGCTCGATCTCACCGGCGCACAGCATGTCTATCGGCTGGCCAGCGTCGGCGCCGCTGCGCTGGTCCTGCTGGCGCTGCTGTGGCTGGCGCCTGCCGACAGCCGTGGCGGGTTGGCGCCATGGCTCGCGCCGCCCTGGCGCGCGTTGGCGCTGTTGCCGCTCCTGGCGCTGATCGCGGCCATGCTCGATCTGGCCGTCTTTGTGCCGCCCAACAACGGCTGGAACGCCGCACGGCTGGCGCTGCTGCTTGGTGGCGGACTGGCGCTGCTGCTCGGCGCGCGCGCGGGCGCGGCCTGGCTAGCGGGTGTTGCTTTGGGGCTGGGCACGATCATCCGTGTGACGCATATGCACTACATTCCCATCGCCCCGCCGCATGGCGATATGCTGCCGCTGGTGCAGGGCGCGCTGACGCATCTGCTGGCCGGCGCAAGCCCCTACCGCACCTATCAGATGCCATGGCCCGTGCCGCTGACCTATCTGCCGCTCACTTGGCTGGCCTACCTACCGGCCTTTGTGCTGCAGGTGGACCTGCGTTGGACCAATATTGTCGCCGAGCTGGCGATCCTCAGCGCGCTACTGTGGGTCAGCGCACAGCGCCAGGGATGGTCGGAGACGCTGCGGCGCGAACCGGCGCTGGCGCTGTGGGCCTGGCTCTACCTGCAACCGAGCGTGATTCACTGGGACACCGGCAACACCGCGCCGATCACCTGGGCGCTGCTGGCGCTGCTCTGGGCCCTAGCACTGAGCGGACGAACGCGCGCTACGGCCGTCGCGCTGGGCTGCGCCGCAGCGACCTCGCCGCTGGTGGCGGTTTTCGCCGTGTTGCTGGGGCTGTACTGGCTGCGTCAGCACGGCGCCCGGGGCGCGTTGCGTCTCGCAGCGCTGGCGGCTGCCGTCGCGGCGCTGCTGATCCTGCCGTTTCTGCTCTGGACGCCGCACGCCTTCGTGGAGGGTACCTACCGCTGGTTCAACCAGATCGACGGCTGGCCGCGCCAGAAATGGCTCGAAACCGACCCGCCGGTCTGGTCGATCATCACCGGCTTCAGCGGCGAATTCTGGTCACGCGGCGCTGAACGCTGGCTCAAGCCGCTGCAGGCGCTGATTGTGCTGGCGATCGCCGCGCTCTTCTGGTGGCGCGGCGCGCGCGTCAGCCTGCTGACTGCTCATGCGGTGGCGGCCTACCTGGGCTTCATGCTTTTCAACCCGGTGCTGTGGCCCTACCTGTACAATCCCGCGCTGGTGGTCGGGCTGGTCGGCATCGCCGCCGCGCCGTTGCCCGAAGGGGCACGTGCCGCTCAGGCGCCGACCACGCCCGCCGCGATCCCCGCGCTGCAAGTGAAAGGACCCTGA